From Magnolia sinica isolate HGM2019 chromosome 13, MsV1, whole genome shotgun sequence, one genomic window encodes:
- the LOC131222736 gene encoding beta-galactosidase-like gives MELKLLMGSTNSRFLLLVSSITTLLLFTSLPSVTCSVSYDKKAIIVNGQRRILISGSIHYPRSVPEMWPDLIQKAKDGGLDVIQTYVFWNGHEPSPGKYYFEGRYDLVRFIKLIKQAGLYVHLRIGPYACAEWNFGGFPVWLKYVPGISFRTDNEPFKAAMAGFTKKIVEMMKAEELFETQGGPIILSQIENEYGPVEWEIGAPGRAYTEWAAKMAVDLGTGVPWIMCKQDDAPDPIINTCNGFYCDYFSPNKDYKPKMWTEAWTGWFTGFGGPVPHRPVEDMAFSVAKFIQKGGSFINYYMYHGGTNFGRTAGGPFIATSYDYDAPIDEYGLVRQPKWGHLKDLHRAIKMCESALVSADPTVTSLGNYQESHVFESKSGACAAFLANYDSKYFVKVAFRGMHYNLPPWSISILPDCKNTVFNTARVAVQTSQMIMTPVNSDGFSWVTYNEETASYNDDSMTVDGLLEQINVTRDVTDYLWYTTDVTIDPDEGFLKKGEYPVLSVLSAGHALHVFINGELSGTVYGSLDNPKLTFTGNVNLRAGNNKISVLSIAVGLPNVGTHFETWNAGVLGPVMLNGLNEGRRDLSWQKWSYKVGLKGEALQLHSLSGSSSVEWASLIAQKQPLTWYKTIFSAPAGNEPLALDMGSMGKGQIWINGQSIGRYWPAYKAYGTCDECSYSGTYTEKKCQTNCGEASQRWYHVPRSWLYPTGNLLVLFEEWGGDPTGISLVKRTVGSVCADVSEWQPTLKKWHIKAYGKPEMPQRPKAHLWCANGQKISSIKFASFGTPEGVCGSFQEGSCHAHKSYDAFEKNCIGQQWCSVTISPEVFGGDPCPNVMKKLAVEAICQ, from the exons ATGGAGTTGAAACTGCTAATGGGCAGCACCAACAGCAGATTCTTGCTATTGGTGTCGAGTATTACCACCTTGCTGTTATTTACATCTCTGCCCTCAGTCACATGCTCTGTTTCATATGACAAAAAGGCTATAATCGTAAATGGGCAGAGGAGGATTCTCATCTCTGGCTCCATCCACTACCCGAGGAGTGTTCCTGAG ATGTGGCCTGATCTTATTCAAAAAGCCAAAGATGGTGGCTTGGATGTTATACAAACCTATGTTTTCTGGAATGGTCATGAACCTTCTCCTGGCAAG tATTACTTTGAGGGAAGGTATGATTTGGTTCGATTCATCAAGCTGATAAAACAAGCAGGCCTCTATGTTCATCTCAGGATTGGGCCCTATGCTTGTGCGGAATGGAATTTTGG AGGGTTCCCTGTTTGGCTGAAATACGTTCCAGGCATTAGTTTCAGAACAGACAATGAGCCTTTCaag GCGGCCATGGCCGGATTTACCAAGAAAATTGTGGAGATGATGAAGGCGGAGGAGTTGTTCGAAACACAAGGCGGCCCGATTATTCTGTCTCAG ATAGAGAACGAATATGGGCCTGTAGAATGGGAGATTGGTGCTCCTGGTCGGGCATACACGGAGTGGGCCGCGAAAATGGCTGTCGATCTCGGGACTGGCGTCCCATGGATCATGTGCAAGCAAGATGATGCACCTGATCCTATT ATAAACACCTGCAATGGTTTCTATTGTGACTACTTCTCACCCAACAAGGATTATAAACCCAAGATGTGGACTGAAGCCTGGACTGGCTG GTTTACAGGATTTGGGGGTCCTGTTCCACACCGGCCAGTTGAAGATATGGCATTCTCTGTTGCAAAGTTTATACAGAAAGGGGGGTCATTTATTAATTACTACATG TACCATGGAGGAACCAATTTTGGCCGAACGGCTGGTGGTCCTTTTATTGCCACGAGCTATGACTACGATGCACCAATCGATGAATATG GGCTAGTAAGGCAACCCAAGTGGGGCCATTTGAAAGATCTGCACAGGGCCATCAAGATGTGCGAATCCGCCTTAGTTTCTGCTGATCCCACAGTGACGTCACTCGGGAATTATCAAGAG TCTCATGTCTTTGAGTCAAAATCAGGAGCTTGCGCTGCATTCCTTGCAAACTATGACTCAAAATATTTCGTGAAAGTGGCATTCCGAGGCATGCACTACAATCTTCCTCCTTGGTCCATCAGCATCCTTCCCGACTGCAAAAACACAGTTTTCAACACTGCAAGG GTTGCCGTTCAGACATCCCAGATGATAATGACGCCAGTGAATAGTGATGGCTTTTCTTGGGTCACATACAACGAAGAGACTGCCTCCTACAACGATGATTCGATGACGGTGGATGGGCTGTTGGAGCAGATAAATGTTACAAGAGATGTTACAGATTATCTGTGGTACACAACAGA TGTCAcaatagacccagatgaagggtttTTGAAGAAGGGTGAATACCCTGTCCTTTCAGTGTTATCAGCAGGCCACGCTTTGCATGTCTTTATCAATGGTGAATTATCAG GGACTGTTTATGGGAGTTTAGATAATCCAAAACTAACATTTACTGGCAATGTGAATCTGAGAGCTGGCAATAACAAGATCTCAGTTCTAAGCATAGCTGTTGGCCTTCCG AACGTGGGGACACATTTTGAGACATGGAATGCTGGGGTTCTCGGTCCAGTTATGTTGAACGGTCTCAATGAGGGGAGAAGAGATTTGTCATGGCAGAAATGGTCGTACAAG GTTGGTTTGAAAGGTGAAGCTTTGCAACTACATTCGCTCAGTGGAAGTTCCTCCGTCGAGTGGGCATCTTTAATCGCCCAAAAGCAGCCCCTAACATGGTACAAG ACTATCTTCAGTGCCCCAGCTGGGAACGAGCCCTTGGCTTTAGACATGGGTAGCATGGGAAAAGGTCAAATATGGATAAATGGTCAGAGCATTGGCCGCTATTGGCCTGCTTATAAAGCATACGGTACTTGTGACGAATGTAGTTATAGTGGAACATACACTGAGAAGAAATGCCAAACTAATTGTGGGGAGGCCTCTCAAAGATG GTATCATGTCCCACGTTCATGGCTATACCCGACTGGGAATCTACTGGTTTTGTTTGAGGAATGGGGTGGTGATCCGACTGGGATTTCCTTGGTCAAACGGACGGTAGGAAGTGTTTGTGCTGATGTCTCTGAGTGGCAGCCTACTCTGAAGAAATGGCATATCAAGGCCTACGGGAAACCTGAAATGCCACAACGGCCGAAGGCCCATCTGTGGTGTGCCAATGGACAAAAGATTTCATCCATAAAGTTTGCTAGCTTCGGGACTCCAGAAGGAGTATGTGGAAGCTTCCAGGAGGGGAGCTGCCATGCCCACAAATCATACGATGCTTTTGAAAAG AACTGCATTGGGCAGCAATGGTGCTCAGTAACGATATCCCCTGAAGTTTTCGGGGGAGACCCATGTCCCAATGTCATGAAGAAGCTCGCAGTCGAGGCCATCTGCCAGTAA